One Capsicum annuum cultivar UCD-10X-F1 chromosome 2, UCD10Xv1.1, whole genome shotgun sequence genomic window carries:
- the LOC107860044 gene encoding LOB domain-containing protein 41 produces MRMSCNGCRVLRKGCSESCSIRPCLQWIKTPESQSNATVFLAKFYGRAGLMNLINAGPHHLRPAIFRSMLYEACGRIVNPIYGSVGLLWSGNWQLCQNAVEAVLKGAPITPIASETAVNNNGPPLKLPYDIRHISKDENNSTKPSDLHRVRTRCRFKRSGNKKTKEAKPNPVCSGSGKANGSTSHESSLSHQSEAAAVAAANLECESREIESLQSTEMAEAEDSGMAKEEEGEIELELTLGFSSSFATAHDHHIRKETKAVYLLDDAGECKMKLGLH; encoded by the exons ATGCGTATGAGTTGCAATGGTTGTAGAGTTCTTCGAAAAGGGTGCAGTGAAAGTTGTAGCATCAGGCCTTGTCTTCAATGGATCAAAACCCCGGAGTCTCAGTCCAACGCCACTGTTTTCCTCGCTAAGTTTTATGGCCGTGCTGGCCTCATGAATCTCATCAACGCTGGCCCTCATCACCTCCGTCCTG CAATATTTAGGTCGATGTTATATGAGGCTTGTGGCAGAATAGTGAACCCAATTTATGGATCAGTTGGGTTGTTATGGTCAGGGAATTGGCAGCTTTGTCAAAATGCAGTGGAGGCAGTACTCAAAGGAGCTCCAATTACTCCCATAGCTTCTGAAACTGCCGTAAACAACAACGGTCCTCCTTTGAAATTGCCTTACGACATTAGGCATATTAGCAAAGACGAAAACAACTCTACCAAGCCCAGCGATCTTCACCGGGTCAGGACCCGATGTCGATTCAAACGCTCAGGTAATAAGAAGACGAAAGAGGCAAAACCAAACCCGGTTTGTTCCGGGTCGGGTAAGGCTAACGGGTCAACGAGCCACGAGTCTTCGTTGAGTCACCAATCTGAAGCAGCAGCGGTGGCGGCGGCAAATTTGGAATGCGAAAGCCGGGAGATTGAGAGCTTGCAATCAACAGAAATGGCTGAAGCTGAAGATTCAGGTATGGCTAAAGAGGAAGAGGGCGAAATCGAATTGGAACTGACTTTGGGATTTTCATCATCGTTTGCAACTGCTCATGATCACCATATAAGGAAGGAAACTAAAGCTGTTTACTTGCTGGATGACGCTGGAGAATGTAAAATGAAGCTTGGCCTTCATTGA